The following coding sequences are from one Selenomonas sputigena ATCC 35185 window:
- a CDS encoding acyltransferase gives MGFGHVGIFDARYSRSIWEVKGEIEFQGEVRLGHGTRISVGEKGTLVFSAGVDITAETAIVCQRKISFGEGTLISWDNLIMDTDFHHVIKNDEIINPPAEIHIGKHVWIGCRCTILKGSVIADKTIVAAGSLIAKKFTRGNVIIGGISAKVLTDEVEWMA, from the coding sequence ATGGGGTTCGGGCATGTTGGAATTTTTGATGCAAGATATTCAAGAAGCATCTGGGAAGTTAAGGGAGAGATTGAATTTCAGGGAGAAGTAAGGCTTGGGCATGGGACAAGAATCTCTGTAGGGGAAAAAGGAACGCTTGTTTTTTCTGCGGGAGTAGATATAACCGCTGAAACAGCGATCGTTTGTCAAAGAAAAATATCCTTTGGTGAGGGTACATTGATTTCATGGGATAACTTGATTATGGACACAGATTTTCACCATGTCATCAAAAATGATGAAATTATCAATCCTCCTGCAGAAATACATATTGGAAAACATGTTTGGATTGGCTGTAGGTGTACGATCCTAAAAGGAAGCGTTATTGCGGACAAGACGATTGTTGCAGCGGGTAGTCTGATTGCCAAAAAATTTACGAGAGGAAACGTTATTATTGGGGGCATATCTGCAAAAGTCCTGACAGATGAGGTTGAATGGATGGCGTAG
- a CDS encoding sugar phosphate nucleotidyltransferase — MQIVLLSGGAGKRLWPLSNDLYSKQFLRILRREDGTLESMIQRVCRQVQSVASDVPITVATGREQVSLIRRQLGSGVNISVEPCRRDTFPAIALVSAYLHEVRGIPLDEAVAICPADPYVDEGYFRAVVQLLQEAEREGSANLILMGIEPTYPSEKYGYIMPVSQESQSMVQSFKEKPDKEKAAEYIEQGALWNSGVFAFKLGYALDKARELLDYTDYEDLFNRYEELSKISFDYAVVEKEKNIAVQRYSGTWLDIGTWNTLAEVMPEHTIGRVTMDETCRNAHVVNTLPIPILCMGVKDVVVAASPEGIIVSDKERSSAMKPYAERLHTPVMYTEKSWGEFQIVDAETESLTIKITLSPGRALTYHLHERRDETWTVIEGRGWVKLDGNEFAVAEGQTVRIPRGAFHTIRAETLLKVMEIQTGEDIDAEDKIVWGG, encoded by the coding sequence ATGCAAATCGTTTTACTGTCCGGCGGAGCGGGCAAACGCTTGTGGCCGCTTTCCAATGATCTTTACTCTAAGCAATTTCTCCGCATCTTGAGACGCGAAGATGGGACGCTGGAATCGATGATTCAGCGTGTCTGCCGTCAGGTGCAAAGTGTTGCGTCCGATGTGCCGATTACCGTTGCAACGGGGCGGGAACAAGTCTCGTTGATTCGCCGCCAACTTGGTTCTGGCGTGAACATCTCGGTGGAGCCATGCCGGCGCGATACGTTTCCGGCGATTGCCTTGGTTTCTGCCTATTTGCATGAGGTGCGCGGTATTCCTCTCGATGAGGCTGTGGCGATTTGTCCTGCTGATCCTTATGTCGATGAGGGATATTTTCGTGCCGTTGTGCAGTTGCTTCAGGAAGCTGAGAGGGAAGGTTCTGCGAATCTCATTTTGATGGGGATCGAGCCGACGTATCCGAGCGAGAAGTATGGCTATATCATGCCTGTTTCGCAGGAATCGCAGAGTATGGTGCAGTCGTTCAAAGAGAAGCCGGATAAGGAGAAAGCTGCAGAATACATTGAGCAGGGCGCGTTGTGGAACAGCGGCGTATTCGCGTTCAAGCTTGGCTATGCGCTTGATAAGGCTCGTGAGTTGCTGGATTATACAGACTACGAGGATTTGTTTAATCGCTATGAAGAGCTTTCCAAGATCAGCTTTGATTATGCTGTAGTTGAGAAAGAGAAAAATATTGCAGTTCAGCGTTACAGTGGCACTTGGCTTGATATAGGCACATGGAATACGCTCGCCGAGGTGATGCCGGAGCATACGATCGGTCGCGTCACGATGGACGAGACTTGCAGGAATGCTCATGTCGTGAATACATTGCCGATACCCATCCTTTGCATGGGGGTGAAGGATGTTGTGGTGGCAGCGAGCCCGGAAGGTATCATCGTTTCGGACAAGGAGCGATCCAGCGCAATGAAGCCCTATGCAGAGCGGCTTCATACGCCGGTGATGTATACGGAAAAGTCATGGGGCGAGTTTCAGATCGTCGATGCGGAGACGGAGAGCCTGACCATCAAGATCACGCTGAGTCCGGGGCGAGCGCTCACCTATCATTTGCACGAGCGCCGCGATGAAACGTGGACGGTGATTGAAGGCCGCGGTTGGGTGAAACTCGATGGCAATGAATTCGCCGTCGCCGAGGGACAGACGGTGCGGATTCCGAGGGGGGCTTTCCATACGATACGCGCGGAGACGCTACTGAAGGTGATGGAGATCCAGACGGGCGAGGATATCGATGCGGAGGATAAGATCGTGTGGGGAGGGTGA
- a CDS encoding integrase core domain-containing protein: MDLWNDELIAHSFSSKRGDRMTYLNGLQDVIEFKKQYPKQELVLHSDRGSVYASKSYNELLPMYNITRSMSRASTPTDNAAMEAINGWVKAELFTDLHITSADDVPGQVTEYIRFFNEERPAYALGYLTPNQYR, from the coding sequence ATGGATTTATGGAATGATGAGCTGATTGCACATTCGTTTTCGTCCAAGCGCGGCGATCGTATGACCTATCTCAATGGTTTGCAGGATGTCATCGAGTTCAAGAAGCAATATCCAAAGCAGGAGCTTGTTCTTCATAGTGACCGAGGCTCTGTATATGCTTCCAAGAGCTACAACGAACTCCTGCCCATGTATAACATCACTAGATCCATGTCCAGAGCCAGCACGCCAACGGACAATGCCGCCATGGAAGCCATCAACGGATGGGTAAAGGCCGAGTTGTTTACGGATCTGCATATCACATCTGCAGACGATGTCCCTGGGCAGGTCACCGAATATATTCGATTCTTCAACGAAGAGCGTCCCGCATACGCCCTTGGATACCTTACTCCAAATCAGTATAGGTAA
- a CDS encoding DUF6338 family protein, whose amino-acid sequence MELSEYTFRLMLLFLPGIIAFIIIDNLTIHKETKLHHWVIYSFLLGFASYFPWTLLCEVHAVVYGGNSFSKFLSLLVNYDATINFYEVFIATMFSVVLGLCITKIINRRLLFKAASVLRVSDKFPEVDAWVNCLACYNPVWVRVRDIEHNRIYQGRLASTSDPTERDGIVLEETVIYNEQGMKLYQVPVVYIPKKMEDVIIEFI is encoded by the coding sequence ATGGAATTATCTGAATATACATTTCGATTAATGTTATTGTTCCTTCCAGGGATAATTGCTTTTATTATTATTGATAATTTAACGATACATAAAGAGACGAAACTTCATCATTGGGTAATCTATTCATTTCTTTTAGGTTTTGCAAGTTATTTTCCGTGGACACTTCTATGTGAAGTTCATGCTGTCGTTTATGGTGGAAATTCTTTTTCAAAGTTTTTGTCACTTCTGGTGAACTATGATGCAACCATAAATTTTTATGAAGTTTTCATTGCCACGATGTTTTCTGTTGTCTTAGGGCTTTGTATTACAAAAATAATAAATCGCAGACTGTTATTTAAGGCCGCATCCGTATTACGAGTTTCAGATAAGTTTCCTGAGGTGGATGCATGGGTAAATTGTCTTGCATGTTATAATCCTGTGTGGGTTCGTGTGAGAGATATTGAACATAACCGAATCTATCAGGGACGGTTGGCGTCTACGTCTGATCCGACAGAACGGGATGGGATTGTCTTGGAAGAGACGGTGATATATAATGAGCAAGGAATGAAATTGTATCAGGTTCCAGTTGTTTATATTCCTAAAAAGATGGAAGATGTGATCATTGAATTTATTTGA
- a CDS encoding SLATT domain-containing protein codes for MTYNVHRHIVRQKIIEAAARIVYTYTAHWKIVNRLQSRYEEFKIAQIALTASASCGFLTALIKGSSCVTEIGGMLGGACSFLSLCLNLYMLNFDLPNQIKQHTEAANELWEIRECYVAFITDFDMLSDEEVRSRRDDLTRVVAQVNKKYPGTDRRSYAEARVALKEKEEQTFNKGEAERLLNLMDD; via the coding sequence ATGACGTATAATGTACATAGGCATATTGTTAGGCAAAAGATTATTGAAGCTGCAGCGAGAATTGTATACACCTATACAGCACATTGGAAAATTGTAAATCGACTCCAAAGCAGATACGAAGAATTCAAAATAGCACAGATTGCTCTAACAGCAAGTGCTTCGTGCGGATTTTTAACAGCTTTGATTAAAGGGAGCTCTTGTGTTACCGAAATAGGAGGAATGTTAGGCGGAGCTTGTTCTTTTTTATCTTTGTGTTTGAATCTTTATATGCTAAATTTTGATTTGCCGAATCAAATTAAACAACATACAGAGGCTGCAAATGAACTTTGGGAGATACGCGAATGTTATGTTGCTTTTATTACTGATTTTGATATGTTATCTGATGAAGAAGTGCGATCGAGGAGAGATGATCTTACGAGAGTAGTAGCACAGGTGAATAAAAAATATCCTGGCACAGACAGAAGGAGTTATGCAGAAGCGAGAGTAGCACTTAAAGAAAAAGAAGAACAAACATTCAATAAAGGAGAGGCAGAGAGATTACTCAATTTGATGGATGATTAA
- a CDS encoding AbiA family abortive infection protein — MFDISYTDWKSVCEMCFNLKQNTCKAYLQWFPFGELPYQDKKYICSEKFYRKYIQNPAVFLYSKTMYQTENFLQKTDGSFRESFLVSPLLYLLLQGIGKVIHDQYSSQRSSEISVYYAGSYEDKNMCASYKPSYDRFFKILNIYAKEYKYFIKTDIANFFSNIKINKLISHVDAICNREKIAFSQMQLTLFKEILNYCGNGQFPLIENSVASSFLSTIVYLDDIDAALYKYISTKVKCICSFRMVRYVDDMYILFSSESAFEELHETYNIIKNEYSSILKGKGLALNMKKCCLKETTKLKGELKKSLYDRSFQEEKWRIKNTFVSEIGSFLDALLEELSNDSLDTERYNEIIDKYFSLNDMEVTPDEIFNSVIYESRNNLMWRNPFIVDKIMRLIKKNIAFITLDPKRLTSMILKTREEKVIKAFLAQLFKKDKNDTWNAYDTTITISYLVQRRFRHGDLLHVLNRRHPHLFQYYENYCRKSFIADLRKGENWRLITALVQDQIAYYLYFMYLCEYKKGNFMTSFAYYKSYFDRVTADLAFLRNPKGENKPKYRKFYKKKRLCEFYEEFDDSAYNIIDKAQALRYANPLTHSSSELLSDENTSERLKQSIRELSTLLDRYIAQYDTRVNSSKLFC; from the coding sequence ATGTTTGATATCAGCTATACCGATTGGAAAAGTGTATGTGAGATGTGCTTTAATTTAAAACAGAATACATGTAAAGCTTATTTGCAGTGGTTTCCCTTTGGTGAGCTTCCTTATCAAGATAAAAAATATATATGTAGTGAAAAGTTTTATAGGAAATATATTCAAAATCCAGCAGTATTTTTGTATTCGAAAACTATGTATCAAACAGAAAATTTCTTGCAGAAAACAGATGGAAGTTTTAGGGAGTCTTTTTTAGTTAGCCCTTTGCTATATTTACTTTTACAAGGAATAGGAAAGGTGATTCATGATCAATATAGCTCACAACGTTCTTCAGAAATTTCTGTTTATTATGCAGGGAGTTATGAGGATAAGAATATGTGTGCTAGTTACAAACCGTCTTATGATAGATTTTTTAAAATATTGAATATTTATGCTAAAGAATATAAATATTTCATTAAAACAGATATTGCGAATTTCTTTTCTAATATAAAAATAAATAAGCTAATCTCCCATGTTGACGCAATATGCAATCGTGAGAAAATAGCATTTTCTCAAATGCAACTGACTCTTTTTAAGGAAATTCTTAATTATTGCGGAAATGGACAGTTTCCGCTTATTGAAAATAGTGTAGCCTCGTCTTTTTTATCGACAATTGTTTATCTTGATGATATTGATGCTGCACTTTATAAATATATTTCGACTAAAGTGAAGTGCATCTGTAGCTTTCGTATGGTTCGATATGTAGATGATATGTATATCTTATTTTCATCAGAAAGTGCTTTCGAAGAGTTACATGAAACGTATAATATAATTAAAAATGAATACTCTTCTATCTTAAAGGGGAAAGGTTTGGCACTCAATATGAAAAAGTGTTGTTTGAAAGAAACGACAAAACTTAAGGGCGAGTTGAAAAAATCGCTTTATGATAGAAGCTTTCAAGAGGAGAAATGGCGTATAAAAAATACTTTTGTAAGTGAAATAGGGAGTTTTTTGGATGCATTGCTAGAGGAGTTATCGAATGATAGCCTTGATACAGAACGGTACAATGAAATAATAGATAAATATTTTAGCTTAAATGATATGGAGGTTACTCCGGATGAAATTTTCAATTCTGTAATATACGAAAGCAGAAATAATCTAATGTGGCGGAATCCATTTATTGTGGATAAAATTATGCGTTTGATTAAAAAGAATATAGCATTTATTACTCTCGATCCAAAACGCTTAACATCAATGATTCTAAAGACAAGGGAAGAGAAAGTAATAAAGGCATTTTTGGCACAGCTATTTAAGAAGGATAAAAATGATACTTGGAATGCGTATGATACAACTATTACAATCTCTTATCTAGTACAGCGTCGGTTTCGGCATGGCGATTTATTGCATGTGCTCAATCGCCGACACCCACATCTTTTTCAGTATTATGAGAACTATTGCAGAAAGAGCTTTATTGCCGATTTGCGAAAGGGAGAGAATTGGAGGCTTATAACAGCACTGGTTCAAGATCAAATTGCATATTATTTATATTTTATGTATTTATGTGAATATAAAAAAGGAAATTTTATGACATCATTCGCTTACTATAAAAGTTATTTTGATCGAGTGACAGCAGACCTAGCGTTTCTTCGCAATCCAAAAGGTGAGAATAAACCTAAATATCGCAAGTTTTATAAGAAAAAGCGACTATGTGAGTTCTATGAAGAGTTTGATGATAGTGCATATAATATCATTGATAAGGCTCAGGCTTTAAGATATGCCAATCCCTTGACACATTCTTCAAGTGAATTATTGAGCGATGAAAACACTTCAGAAAGACTAAAACAAAGCATAAGAGAATTATCGACACTTCTAGATAGATATATTGCCCAATATGATACAAGAGTAAATTCTAGCAAATTATTTTGCTAA
- a CDS encoding type II toxin-antitoxin system RelE/ParE family toxin — protein sequence MVYTNRMKRDVRREKKRGKDISKLIKTLQLLQKCSAMPEQYRDHTLGGNMKDFREPSTRGRRRAHRRRA from the coding sequence ATCGTCTATACGAATCGTATGAAAAGAGATGTCCGCCGCGAGAAAAAACGAGGCAAAGACATCTCCAAACTCATCAAGACATTACAGTTACTGCAAAAATGCTCTGCCATGCCGGAGCAGTATCGAGATCATACACTTGGCGGAAATATGAAGGACTTCCGCGAACCGTCAACACGAGGTCGACGCCGAGCGCATCGAAGACGGGCATGA
- a CDS encoding AAA family ATPase yields MLLQFSVSNFRSIKDEVVLSMLANENDDEHTEWLCSVGAERLIPVAAIYGANAAGKSNILIAMAVAIKLIRYSDLRGINNTLPDVVPFLFDEEMHTQPTRFDFIFVYKGKKYQYGFSADKYRIMEEYLYAYESSEATKIFERKGMNQYSFPEDDEKRFNEYAEKNTANKLFLATATSWNCAETKEPYMWFAEAIDVYNFERIRSEGLNIIEEADQSLRDFLMKTLKDSDFNISDYTFEDVPWTLAEFRQSGMSDVAAESLQRQMLEDGGKRYRITARHAIRTKAGNQYFDLPLQEESSGTEQMFFGAALIKRAMESEKTIIVDELSAGLHPLLLQAIIKMFYDKELNQTNAQLIFSTHDISLFNLDLFRRDQIYFVEKENSTGISTLYSLDEFSPAPVREDNVQESYLQGRYGAIPIISLEDTIW; encoded by the coding sequence GTGTTATTACAGTTTAGTGTATCTAATTTTCGATCCATCAAAGATGAAGTTGTATTGAGCATGCTGGCGAACGAAAATGATGATGAACATACAGAATGGTTATGCAGCGTTGGCGCAGAGCGCTTGATACCCGTTGCTGCAATATATGGAGCGAATGCAGCAGGGAAAAGCAATATATTGATTGCGATGGCTGTGGCAATCAAGCTCATCCGCTACTCGGATTTGCGGGGAATCAATAATACTTTGCCGGATGTTGTTCCGTTTCTGTTTGATGAAGAAATGCATACGCAGCCAACACGGTTTGATTTCATTTTTGTCTATAAGGGGAAGAAGTATCAATATGGCTTTTCGGCCGATAAATACAGGATTATGGAAGAATATTTGTATGCATACGAATCGTCGGAGGCGACAAAGATATTTGAGCGAAAAGGTATGAATCAATATTCTTTTCCCGAAGACGATGAGAAAAGGTTCAATGAATATGCAGAAAAAAATACGGCCAATAAATTGTTCCTTGCAACGGCGACCTCGTGGAATTGCGCGGAAACGAAAGAGCCGTATATGTGGTTTGCAGAGGCGATTGATGTATATAATTTTGAGCGCATTCGCTCGGAAGGGCTTAATATTATCGAAGAGGCAGATCAATCACTGAGAGATTTTCTTATGAAGACGTTAAAAGATTCTGATTTCAACATTTCGGATTACACCTTTGAGGATGTACCTTGGACGCTAGCGGAGTTTAGGCAGAGCGGTATGTCTGATGTGGCCGCAGAATCGCTTCAAAGACAGATGTTGGAGGACGGAGGGAAAAGATATAGGATTACGGCGAGGCATGCGATAAGAACAAAAGCTGGAAACCAGTATTTTGATTTGCCTTTACAAGAAGAATCTTCTGGAACAGAGCAGATGTTTTTTGGAGCCGCATTGATCAAGCGGGCGATGGAATCGGAAAAAACAATCATCGTTGATGAGCTTTCTGCAGGCTTGCATCCGCTTCTGCTGCAGGCAATCATAAAAATGTTTTATGACAAGGAACTCAATCAAACAAATGCTCAACTCATTTTTAGTACGCACGACATCAGTCTGTTCAACTTAGATTTGTTCCGTCGAGATCAAATCTATTTTGTGGAGAAAGAGAATTCCACAGGCATATCTACGCTGTATTCTCTGGATGAGTTCTCTCCTGCACCTGTACGAGAAGATAATGTTCAGGAAAGTTATCTCCAAGGACGATATGGAGCGATCCCTATTATTTCATTGGAGGACACAATATGGTGA
- a CDS encoding RloB family protein gives MVLIGTEGRNKTEESYFKNFNQIQNQFIVKFSSGNSTDAVGIVEDVKKSRDKKRNFRHDDLAFAVFDADLWRTQGNQIQEALHYAKRQNIEVILSNPCFEVWFVLHFEDGKSPYNSSNGVIDRLKQHIPDYQKNKDIFGLLRERMNEAIYHAEQLREYHEGKKTSEQNPMTDVDRVVKLLCGTGRGNSRSGGVHVGSLGK, from the coding sequence ATGGTATTGATTGGGACAGAAGGAAGGAATAAGACTGAAGAAAGTTATTTTAAAAACTTCAATCAAATACAGAATCAGTTCATCGTCAAATTTTCTTCAGGCAATTCCACGGATGCTGTGGGGATAGTGGAAGACGTAAAGAAGAGCCGTGATAAGAAAAGAAATTTTCGACACGATGATCTGGCCTTTGCTGTCTTTGATGCCGATCTTTGGCGAACGCAAGGCAATCAAATCCAGGAGGCACTTCACTATGCCAAGAGGCAAAATATAGAGGTAATCTTATCCAATCCATGTTTTGAGGTTTGGTTCGTCTTGCATTTTGAAGATGGCAAGTCACCGTATAATTCTAGCAATGGGGTCATCGACAGATTGAAACAGCATATTCCTGATTATCAAAAGAACAAGGACATCTTCGGACTATTACGAGAAAGGATGAACGAGGCGATTTACCATGCCGAACAGTTACGTGAATACCATGAAGGGAAGAAAACATCAGAGCAGAACCCCATGACCGATGTGGATCGAGTGGTGAAGCTGCTGTGCGGTACTGGAAGGGGAAATTCTCGCTCCGGAGGAGTGCATGTGGGAAGTCTGGGCAAATAA
- a CDS encoding metallophosphoesterase family protein, whose protein sequence is MATEHQFNRRTFLKLAGGAAVLAGGGFLAQRFDVFGQAAKRLDKMANPRKIEADFVRQIITRDSSVSRTIMWQSEAAESAAAVEWREVETTLVQRAAATNEDFTDDGRAAVLHAAGIEGLMPGRRYEYRLVNGEEASEWRPLTTPAESDNFKALIFPDSQSSDYSVWRDVAQGAWQRNRDAGFFVNMGDLVDNGEDHTQWDAWLSAVAPMIEQIPFAPVMGNHETYDRNWQVRLPEAYLQEFAVPDNGSEAFSRYYYSFDYGTCHFAVLNSQMDEVADFKQGLLEEQLAWLPKDMEKSRKRWKIALLHKDVLQYRIHDRPERKEGFSYFGEVFMPVFDALGIDLVLTAHLHTYHNRGHIEAFRRSPKGPTYILTGVAGDVRYPNLWVDHALDEVVAPQPETDNYLVLEAKDAQLVVECFLPDGTRIDRVEMVK, encoded by the coding sequence ATGGCAACGGAACATCAATTCAACCGCCGCACATTCCTCAAGCTTGCGGGCGGTGCGGCGGTTCTTGCGGGCGGCGGCTTTTTGGCGCAGAGGTTCGATGTCTTCGGACAGGCGGCGAAGCGGCTCGACAAGATGGCGAATCCTCGAAAGATCGAGGCGGACTTCGTCCGGCAGATCATCACGCGCGATTCTTCCGTCTCGCGCACGATCATGTGGCAGTCGGAGGCGGCGGAGAGTGCGGCGGCGGTCGAGTGGCGCGAGGTGGAGACGACCCTGGTGCAGCGCGCGGCGGCGACGAACGAGGATTTCACGGACGATGGACGCGCGGCGGTGCTGCATGCGGCGGGTATTGAGGGGCTGATGCCGGGACGGCGCTACGAGTATCGGCTGGTGAACGGCGAGGAGGCGAGCGAGTGGCGGCCTTTGACGACGCCGGCGGAGAGCGATAACTTCAAGGCGCTGATCTTCCCCGATTCGCAGTCGAGCGATTATTCGGTCTGGCGAGACGTCGCGCAGGGAGCATGGCAGCGCAATCGGGATGCAGGCTTCTTCGTCAACATGGGAGATCTCGTCGATAACGGCGAAGATCATACACAGTGGGATGCATGGCTCTCGGCGGTCGCGCCCATGATCGAGCAGATTCCCTTTGCGCCCGTCATGGGCAATCATGAGACGTACGACAGGAATTGGCAAGTGCGCCTGCCCGAAGCGTACTTGCAGGAGTTCGCTGTGCCGGACAACGGCAGTGAGGCGTTCTCGCGCTATTATTATTCGTTTGATTACGGGACTTGCCATTTCGCTGTGCTCAATTCGCAGATGGACGAGGTGGCGGATTTCAAGCAGGGGCTTTTGGAAGAGCAGCTCGCGTGGCTGCCCAAGGATATGGAGAAGAGCCGCAAGCGGTGGAAGATCGCGCTCCTGCACAAGGATGTGCTGCAGTATCGCATCCATGACCGCCCCGAGCGAAAGGAGGGATTTTCCTACTTCGGTGAGGTCTTCATGCCTGTCTTCGACGCGCTCGGCATCGACCTCGTATTGACGGCGCACCTGCACACCTATCACAATCGCGGTCATATCGAGGCATTCCGCCGTTCGCCGAAAGGCCCCACCTACATCTTGACGGGCGTCGCGGGCGATGTGCGCTATCCGAATCTCTGGGTCGATCATGCGCTCGATGAGGTAGTCGCGCCGCAGCCCGAGACGGACAATTATCTCGTATTGGAAGCGAAAGACGCGCAGCTCGTGGTCGAATGCTTCCTGCCCGACGGCACGAGGATCGACCGCGTGGAAATGGTGAAATAA
- a CDS encoding type II toxin-antitoxin system YafQ family toxin translates to MYEIVYTNRMKRDVRRAKKRGKDISKLIKTLQLLQKGSDIPEQYRDHALGGNLKDFRECHIEPDWLLIYQIHEDMLILLATATGTHADLFGE, encoded by the coding sequence ATGTACGAGATCGTCTATACGAATCGCATGAAAAGAGATGTCCGCCGCGCGAAAAAGCGAGGCAAAGACATCTCCAAACTCATCAAGACATTACAGTTACTGCAAAAAGGCTCTGACATACCGGAGCAGTATCGAGATCATGCACTTGGCGGAAATCTGAAGGACTTCCGCGAATGTCACATCGAACCGGATTGGCTGCTGATATACCAAATTCATGAGGACATGCTCATTCTTTTAGCAACCGCCACAGGAACACATGCTGATTTATTCGGCGAATAA
- a CDS encoding type II toxin-antitoxin system RelB/DinJ family antitoxin, whose translation MTTLQINVDDAVKENADRLFFSLGLDTSTAIQIFLKAAIAHEGIPFPIAHPHTGLPADLKEAVEDSRQRRNLHGPFDSADEAVASMLED comes from the coding sequence ATGACGACTCTCCAAATCAACGTAGACGATGCCGTCAAGGAAAATGCCGATCGGCTGTTCTTCAGCCTCGGCCTTGATACGTCCACGGCCATACAGATCTTCCTCAAAGCCGCCATCGCACATGAGGGAATCCCCTTCCCCATCGCACACCCGCATACCGGACTCCCTGCGGATCTGAAAGAAGCCGTCGAGGACAGCCGCCAACGCCGCAACTTGCACGGTCCCTTCGATTCAGCCGACGAAGCCGTAGCATCCATGCTGGAGGATTAG